CAACCACAATCTTGGGGAGTTGAGCAGTGCCCTCTTGAAAACTGATTATCCCAGTTGGGCTTGTTGTCTGTTTATATTCCCTCATGGATGCACGGGGAGGGTCATAAGACCCTCATCTGAGCTCCCCACCACCAGCAGATCCCTGCTGCCTGGTCCATGGTATGCAGCTCTGCCTTAATTGCATGTGGGCTGGGGAGGGGTTAGAATATCTAGAAGAGCTGGGCTTCACCTATGCAGCTACAGAGAAGCCTTCATCTTTGTTGGATGAAGCCTGATAAATGGGGAGAGAACCCAcaccctgtaagtaacccctcatctGCACTCTGTGAGGAAGCCCAATAAACACAGTTTCCCAGATTAATCTTTGTCTTGATTTGTCATGGTACCTTAGGAGAAAGGGTAGATGTGGCTTGCATCCCTGCCCCGAGgccaccccacccccgccaatGAAGGAATTTTAGCATCTTGGGCCAGCACTGTTTGGAGGAGGATAAAAAATTTTGGGGTCTGCTCAGTGGTGATGGTTATGCAATATTGTGAACTCACTGGGTACCACTGGATGGTACACTGACCAGAAATATTACCTTACTTGTGCTTTATCATGTTTTAGGAAATTGGAATGGCAGGGTGATATGGACACATTGCTCTTGGAGAGCATGTCTTGATGGGCTTGCTACAGCCAGTGATGACACTAGGAGCATACAGATTATACGAAGGAGAACCCGGGGCATGAGAACtgttaagccaggtggtggtggcgcacatctttcatcccagcacccaggaggcagaggcaggcagaactctgagttcaaagcctgcctggtctacagaaggagtttcaggtcagccatggctacatagagaaactcttttttttttttttgagactttttgttttttgaaacaaacaaacaaaaaaaccaacccatAAAACTGTAAGTGAACTTCTGAGGTCTTATGGTGTCTATAAAGCAAGGGGGAGAGCTGTGGCTTTATGGTGACCCCATTTCTGTGATGGGGAGACATGTCTCTGCCTCACTAGGCTGTAGAGAAGGTCTGAGAAGTTAAAACCTACCCCATGCCTAAAGCTCTGCAGTCCTCAGGCAAGGCTGcctgggaggggtgggagagggaaaggggcagggaagggagtGAGGGCCCTCTTCCCAATTCTCTGACTtagaaaaacattttacaaaacGAATTCATATGGTGTCCTAGAACCCACCCTGGAGAGGGTTGGACATGGGCGGTGATGATGTCCACGCTTGCACAATTACTGCCTTCTGCCCTGTGCAGGAAACCAAGAAAACTTCCTGGAGCTAGGGACTAAATCCTGAGAGCAGTGTGGACAGGGAGATGTGGCTGTCCTCCTTGGGGTTAGCCTTATTTATGGTCACAGGGAGGCTGGGGTTCCCAGAGAAAAGCCCAAGGTACTGTCAGAAAGCTGACGTCAGTCAGTGTTCTTTTAAGACAAAGACAAGAACCAGATGTTTGGGAGATTAACAGTGAGTCCAGATGTGCCATTGAGTCCCCACAGTGAGCAACAAAGCCTGGCTATAGCCTGTAGAACAACAGCAGCTGTTCCTGTCTGGGCTAGCTAGAGTCAAGGACCAGCCTCTGGGAAGAGAGATGCAGAAGGATTCAGGTGTCTTCCAGGtccagggatggtggtgcctcatGACTCCCACCATGCAAACTGATGTCAGGGGAGACAGCTGAGCCCCAAAGCTATGCAGAAATCTTTGTTTCAGCCCCTTTGCATCACAGCTGCGGACACCCAGGGTTGGGGGAGAAGTCTTACTGGTCTTCAGTgtgtttaagagagagagagagagtccatagAGCTAGGTGTTGGACCACAGGCCGGTCTGGAGAGCGGAGAGTGGAAGTCTCTTAATTTGTGCAAGTCACTCCTCCATTGTTTTTCCAGAGTCCTTCCTGTGGTTGAGGCTTGTCTCTGTGCAAGTAACCCAAATCCTAACCTCGCATGAGACTCTCACCATGCATGACCTTGGTCTCCGACAGCTCTGACACAGTCCATCACTGGTAACTACTTGGTGCCAGAACTGTCTTGATCCTGGGAAGGTATGGATGGACAGCTCTAAGTGGAAGTCAATCCCCGAAGGAACTTACCAGGCAGCTTGGGGACTGAAGGAGGTCGAGAACAAACTGGAGGTGACCTCACCTCTCTGGGTTAGGTGCACCTTGGTTTGGTGTACTCCTATGGTGAtttataactgtctataactccagttccagaggatctaacactcttttctggcccctgtgggcatcaggcatccATGTGGTGCATGGACTTATATGTAGGCaaggcactcatacacataaattaatatgagtatacgtgtgtgtatgcatgcctgtgtgtttgtatctgtgtttgagtctgtgtgtgatgtgtgctgtctctctctgtgtgtgcatgcatgtgttcatctgtgtgtgtaactgcatatgtgtgtgtatagtgtatatTCATGACagggtacatgtgtgcatgtgtagatgtgtgtgtatgcattcatgcatgtgtgcttgtgtgtgtatgtatgtgtgtggtatgcacgcacatgttcatgtgtttgtgtgtgtgcatgtgtagagcCATCTGTGTGTGAGGGCATGTGTAGAGACcacctctctgtgtgtatgtgtatatgaatgtgtagAGGCCTGAGGTCTGGTGTCATCCTCAGAAACAAGGTCCACttccttgagacagagtttcttattGGCCTGAAGTTCACCAATTAGGCTGaaatggctggccagtgagactCAGGGATTCTCCAGGCTCTGCCTCACTCCAACTGGGCTTAATTACAAGGTCAgcatttttgtatgttttctgggatctgagctcagggCTTCATCCTTTCCAGGTTAACACTTTATCAACAGATATATCTTTCTCAGCCTGAAAGAAGGGTTTTAAGTATGGCAATGACATGGCCAATGTGTGCCACAGCTGGTTTCCCCAGAGGCAGGTCCAATAACAGGGCAGGCAATACTTGTGGGAGGTGACTCCAGAGAACACCAGCAGGACCAGGGAAGATAGCTAGGGCAGGGCAAAGTGGAGGAAGCATGTTTGGTCCAGCCAGTCGCCACTGATGGCTGGACAGAATTGAGTGTGGTGGTGTCTGCCTGTTATCTGGAAGACAAGgggatcagagttcaaggtcatcctggctACATATCAAATTTGAAAAGCCAGACTGGACTAcaggagaccttatctcaaaacataGATTGTGGagtagagagatgactcagtggttaagagcacttatgacttttgcagaggacccaggttcagttcctagcacatggaggttcacagctgtccttaactccagttctaggggatctggtactttcttctgacctctatacataTCTGAAtgcaaaacacttatacaaataatctaaaaataataaatctttaaaaaatacaaacgAACTCTTTTCTGTGCCCTTGGGCTCTCAACACTGTATCCAGGATGAGTGCTAGAACCCAGAGACCTGGCTGTCTTATTGCTGCCATTAACTTCTTTGACCACAGTTAAATTCTTTGTTggacaacaaaacaaagaggaaaaaaaatcctcacaAAACTATTCAAACAACAACTCTCCTTTCCCTCtgacctcaatttttttttttggggggggttggttttttgagacaggatttctctgtgtagctttggagcctgtcctggcacttgctctgtagaccaggcgggcctggaactcacacagatccacctgcttctgggtgctgggattaaaggcgtgtgccaccacccaccaGCTGACTTCAATTTCTCTATATGTGAAACCAGGAGGGCTAGCAAATGACCTTTCAGAGTTCATGGCCTCTCTTTCAGGATCCCTTCTGTTATCCTACAAAGGCTAGTGACCCACTCAAGAAGTTCTGAGGAAGGGAAAAAATACACAGATTATCCTttgagagaaactgaggcagggtcAAGGGCCTGCTGAATGAGTCCTGCTCCACCCCAATCCTGCAGATCTGTTTTCTTTATGGGGTTTGGCTACAACCACCTTTATTTTCACCCAGGGCCACAGGTAGTGTCATGTGGCAAGCTGTCAGGCAAGGTTTCCTGTGGTCTTGTTTGTGTGTGGCTGAGACTGGGAACATGTAAGAACAGTGGTTTCTACAGGCTTCTAGAcccttctgaccctcctgcttgCTGAGGATTTAGGGTCACTGCAATGTCAGAGATTGGGGTTTGAGTCTTTGGGTCTGATATGCACCTCACAGTTTATTTTGTTGGGGATTTCAAAACCACTCAGGGTCTGTGTGGTTCCTCCAAGCCCCTTGAACTACAAACAGCCATGCATTGCCAAGTCCTGCCACAGCTCCATGACCTGTGTCCCAGGCACGTGAAACAAAGAGGGCATCGCTTGATATCAGATCCTGATGTGCTGGCTGAGCAGGCTGAACTTGGAAGACTCTTGGACTACCCTGCTAGAACCACTGCTCCCCCCAAGTTGTGAAGCAGGAGAGAACTTATAGACTTATGCAGATGAATTCTCTTGGAAGCTGAGGTTTTCGATGGGCAGCCCTGAGCTGGTGATGgcctgcacacacagacatgcacagacacacacagatgtgcacacacacagatgtgcacacacagagatgtgcacacacagacacacacagatgtgcacacacacagatgtgcacacacagacacacacagatgtgcacacatagaagcacacacacataggcacaacgtacacacacacacacacacacacacacacacacacacacacgcacacacgcacacacgtacaAAAGAAGTAAGAAGACCCTCTGGTCCCGGGCTTGCATTCTCAGAATAGAGCTGCAGCCACTTAAGGCTACCCCTGCCAGTTCACCACAGTCCCCACCATTCCACATTGTCCTTCAGCCTGAAATTTAATGCCCATCATCATTTATTACTGAGTTTATGCTGCCATTTCTTGACTGAAGTAAGGTACTTTGGAGTTCCACATTACCAGcaaatgtaggaaaaaaaaaaaaaacagtctgctTACACTACTTGACTGTCTATTTTGCAAAACTGGGTTGTTGGACATAGAAGTCTATCTCTGGGACATTATTTGTCCCCTCTTCTCTGCCACCATGCCACCAGCAGGCTTACCATTGGCCTTCTATCAAGCTATGTGCTTGGTGTCACAGGCCTTGATTTGTCAGGAGCAGAATGAGGGACAGAAGGCACACAGGAATCAGGGCACAAGGGTTCTCTCTAACAGATGACCTTGCTATGTCAAGGAGGGCCTTAAAGCTTGGGGGACCCAGCTTCCTGGCCTTCAGTTGGACTCCTGGCCAATGTTTGCGCTGTGTAGCAGTAGACgtcgtcaggcttggtgacatTGGAGGGCTGAGGCAGTGCGGACAGGGAAGGTCAGGGAAGCTCTGATATATAAACTTCAGTGAGAAGTCTCAGTCTCTACTGCATATTAAGCCATTGTGGATTCCCTGGGAGAACTCAGTCGAGCACTAAAGTGCTTTCAGGGTGtgctgttttattgtttgttttttcgagacaaagtctccctatgtagaccaggctggcgtccaactcagagatccacctgtctatgtctccccagtgctgggattaaaggtgtgctgttTCTTACCACACAGCCCCACTGCGGTTTCCTGGAGGATCTCCTGGAAGCTTCACTGGGGCATACTCCAGGCAGGTCTCTCCAGTCAGGTGGAGCAAACACTTGACATGGTAGACGAATGTCACACTGCCATGGTTCAGGTTACAGGTTGTCCGATGGTCACCAGACTTGGGAGACTTGTCACAAGAACCAAGAAGGTCATCGTCCCAGCCATAGTCAGCATCCCAGACCTGTACCCTCAGGGGTCCGCTCGTGGCTAGGAGCACATTCCCAAAGTCCAGCCTGTCAGTCCACTTGGGGTTGTTATTATTCCACACTGTAGTGGTCCTCAACTCCTGGCCACCAAAGAAGACCTTCACATAGGCATCAGAAGCTGTAAAGATGTCTCCCCAAAGATGCTCTGCCCGGAAATCTGTCACCACCAGCTGGGCCAAGCCCCTCTGGCGTGGACAGCAGTCCTGGTTGGTGACCTTTGAATCGTGGCACATGCATTGGCACGAGTCTCTTGAACTCTTATGCTGGCCTGGCCGACAGGGCTGGCTACAGTCCCGCCAACGAGCCTTGTTTACCACATAATGGCTGATAGCCTGTCTCAGCGCTTCCCGCCTCGGGTTCTGGTCTTCCACCAGCATGTGCAGGGACTCCAGGCTGTAGTCCACCACACCAGGACTGCTGGTCAGTGAGGTTATCCAAGATGAGAACTGCTCAGGTGTGGCCTGGTTCCCAAAGAGCAGGTCATGCATCGTGGAATCAAGTTGGCCTCCAACCACTTCGACGTGACGCTCTCGGTAGGTCTGGTGGAAAGAGGTGGTCATCTTGTgctgtttcttcttctcctcaCAGGCTTTGTATTCGCTTGTGGCACTGGCATGCGCACCGATGCTGACTTGGGCCTCCACATTCAGGCAATCTCCTACCTCATCAGCCGTGAGCCCATCCAGAGCCAGCTGACATGTACGCAGGGCTGTTAGGGCTGAGATACGGCCACCTAGGTCCATAGCCGTAATAAAGTGGGTGCCATAGGAGGAGATGAGCCTGTCGTAAGCATCCTTTGTGGAGGTGTTGAAGTTGGGAGGAAGGTTCCTGAGTGCCCTTCTGAAATCGGGGTGCAGTGGGGGTCTCTGTACCAGGCGAAAACTGCCGGGAGAGCAGAGCATTAGTGAGACTAGTGGGTGGCATTTCCCTGATACAATTCAACATTCAAGACCCCCTatgccatacatacacacagacatgaaagtagaatggAAGTAGATGGGGCTAGTTGGGAAAAAGAAGGGGTGgtcaaaacatatacatatacatatagtgACGTccattgttatttaaaattaatatatgctatCTAAAAACGCAAAGTGTGTGCATGAGGTGTGAAGGGATAAtgtatctcagtgggtaaagcttgCTGCTaatgccagagaaactagtaaacaacgaggaccctaaaagagacaaactttgtcccctggagaaggggaaagggacacgatcccctgagcaaattgagagcatgggaagaggggggagggagctacgagaatgagaagggaggaagaggtgggatgcagaggtcatgagggagcagaaagcctgagtcaggtgtagattagaagaaagggtatgtgataggtagggctttagttggggggtggtggtaggggaggaggggagggagaagggaactgggattgtcatgtaattcaatcgtgtttgtaactcaaattaaaaaaaaaaagcaaaataaaaaagcttgctgCTAAGTCTgcccacctgagtttgatccccagagcccacatagtAGAAGCAGAGAAAAGTCTGTCACAGGTTGTTCCCTGATCTCTGCACATTCTgtacactgtcacacacacacactttttaaaagcctGAGAACCCAGTGCAGAGGATATGGAGTCACTTGTACCCATGCATTGAGGAGGGAGGACATAACCAGGTCTTCGTCTCTGTCCCTACCTACAAAGAACCCCATGGGAGATCAGCAATGCCTGGGAGAGAGGGCTTAAGTGCTCTCTGCCAGTACCTAACTGTCACCAAGCCCAGGGCTCAGGAACAATCTTCCTTCCACCTCCTTTATCTCCAGATGTGGGTGCTCATAAATAGAGGAGGCCTAtcatgggtggatgaatggacagacagatagacagacagacagacagacagacagacagacagacagacagggctgTAGGATCTGTAATCTAAGGACTGGTGTCACGGTTAGTTTTGGCAGCTTGACACCACCTAAAATCACCTAAGCCCAAGTGGGGGACTATCTATAAGTTCAGGTTGACTTGTGGTCATGCCtgtggggattgtcttgattgcctcaattgatgtgggaagactcagCTTGCAAGTGGAAAGCACCATTTCCTGTTTTGGGTCCCGGACCATATACAAATAGAGAAAGCTATAGAGTACTAAGCATGAATGCAATTATTTCTGTCTCATGACTAAGGCTATGATGTGATCAGCTGCTccaagttcctgctgccttgacaTCATTCGATAACTGATTGCAACCTGGAAGTGTGGCTAAGACAAGCCCTCTCTCCTTAGCTGCTTTTTGGTcaggacattttatcacagcaacagaaattaatctagagcagtggttctcaacctgtgggtcacactCCCATGGGGGGTGGATCACATATCAGAGACTTACAGTACGACTtgtcacagtagcaaaattatagaagTAGCAATGAAGTTATTTTATGgtagggggtcaccacaatacgaaggaactgtattaaagggtggcagcattaggaaggttgagaaccactggtctagagcaATCAGGAGTTGGTGTCCTCCTGTGAAGCGGTCTGTAGATGTCACGCCACTATTCCAGAGCTCCTAGACCCTTGGGGTGTCCCACTACTCTTTGGGCtcctctctctgctgctgctctggTTCTTACCTGTACAGGCGACACTCCACGGTGTCAGTGTTAAAGTTGTACTGGTCCTGAGAGGTCTTCTCGGCTGCAAAGTTGGCTACCTTGGAGTGGGAGCCAGCCATGGACACATGCACGTTTGCTCCAGGCTTGGGGTTCACATCCAGCCCCACACGCCAGTCATTATTGATGTTAGTAGCGGCATCCCGGGCCACGCCCTCAGTGGAGCTGACCTTGACTGTGGCCACTTTACGCTGGCAGCCTGAGCCGTGAGGTCGCCAGTGGGCAATTGCCAGGGGCAGGCGTTGTATAGCGTCTCCCTTCAGGGAGTTTTTACAGAGGGTGCAGGTGCGGTCAGGCCTCAGGAAATTCAGTGTGTTCACTGGGAAGGCTCGGGAGTGGCGGAGGGTGGTCACGTCCACACCTTCCCCAGCCAGCCATGTACCTGGCAGGAACTTGTGCTTCTGCTTGCATTCTGACCGAGTGGCAGTGTAGCAAGGAGCAGGGAcgggtggtggcagcagcaggaaAAGGCCCAGGAGGAACAAGTGTATGGCCATTGGAGCTGCGGGTATAACTGCCGTGAGCTCTGGAAAGCTGTGGAAACAAGGGTGAAGGATGCTGACCTTACTCACCCCTGGGGATCGTCAAGGAGAGAGACCGAAACTCTCTTTAGTTATTGCATGCCAGAGCTGGCCTGGCTCTCACAGGCTTGGTCCCCTGTGCAGAGAGACCCAGAAAGTTTAAGCATATAGCCCAGAGTCATACAGCCAGGAGGAGCCCTGTGCTGAGATTTTACTATCTCAGACCTAGTGGGAACTAAGATTGATGGCTCTGACCCTGAGCAACACTTGATAGggtgtggggagatggctctgaaCATGAAGAAGGGACAACACATTTATAATAGGTTAAGCTTTGGAGAAGTGTCACTTTCTACCCAGAACAGGGTACATTTCCCTACTTGATTCCACTCTTCTATCCCAGGGATGGACCCCAGAGACTTATGCACGACAGGCCAGTGCTCTGCCATTGGGCCACACTctatctctttatttatttattttgacacaaGGTATCATTAAGTTGCTCAGGgcggctatgtagcccaggctagtcttgacaAGTATGATCTTCCAGAGGCACTAGGATCCCAAGCCTGTGGCCCCAGGCACGTCTCCTAGCtaattctttctctccctgtctctgactccagagCTCACTCTGTATCTCCCTTACAGATATGGAGAGGCAGTGAGCTCCGTTCCTCTCTCTGTACTTCCGTGTGGCTGCTCTGAGCCTCCTGGAAGGGCACCAGCCACCAGCCCTAACTCTACAATGAATGATGGCTGTCCTGTGTCTATGCCCTTGTGAGGGACTTTTAAGTGTGCTCTTGCAAGCCCCTTCCACTGCTCAGGTTTCCTGTTGTGATGTTCCCCACCAAATTTTTCAGACTTGGACTTATGGCAGGGACAGGTGCCTACTTGTCTGCTACCGGGCAATAGTCAACTAGAAGGTTCTCCTTGCTTTGAGACAACTTAAAGTCCTATTTTTGAATCCCCTGCCATCTCCTTTCcacctcagtggttctcaacctgtgtgtcatgaccatcagaaaacatatttCCGATGTTCTTAGGAACCCCTAATCATAAATTAATTTTCGTTGCtatttcctaactgtaattttgctactgagtggtatctc
The Cricetulus griseus strain 17A/GY chromosome 1 unlocalized genomic scaffold, alternate assembly CriGri-PICRH-1.0 chr1_1, whole genome shotgun sequence genome window above contains:
- the Prf1 gene encoding perforin-1, whose protein sequence is MAIHLFLLGLFLLLPPPVPAPCYTATRSECKQKHKFLPGTWLAGEGVDVTTLRHSRAFPVNTLNFLRPDRTCTLCKNSLKGDAIQRLPLAIAHWRPHGSGCQRKVATVKVSSTEGVARDAATNINNDWRVGLDVNPKPGANVHVSMAGSHSKVANFAAEKTSQDQYNFNTDTVECRLYSFRLVQRPPLHPDFRRALRNLPPNFNTSTKDAYDRLISSYGTHFITAMDLGGRISALTALRTCQLALDGLTADEVGDCLNVEAQVSIGAHASATSEYKACEEKKKQHKMTTSFHQTYRERHVEVVGGQLDSTMHDLLFGNQATPEQFSSWITSLTSSPGVVDYSLESLHMLVEDQNPRREALRQAISHYVVNKARWRDCSQPCRPGQHKSSRDSCQCMCHDSKVTNQDCCPRQRGLAQLVVTDFRAEHLWGDIFTASDAYVKVFFGGQELRTTTVWNNNNPKWTDRLDFGNVLLATSGPLRVQVWDADYGWDDDLLGSCDKSPKSGDHRTTCNLNHGSVTFVYHVKCLLHLTGETCLEYAPVKLPGDPPGNRSGAVW